One part of the Marinobacterium rhizophilum genome encodes these proteins:
- the ltrA gene encoding group II intron reverse transcriptase/maturase, with product MFKGEGTSGDYHKAESTDARYWGGAARSSDEATVMGVERRGSVKQPECWPQLHQQEEGRYQAKPFEIDKWLFVEAYNRVKENAGAAGIDQQSLDDFDRDRKNNLYKLWNRMSSGSYIPPPVRAVSIPKKSGGTRTLGIPTVADRIAQMVVKLQFEPCVESHFLPDSYGYRPGKSAIDAIEVTRERCWRYAWVLEFDIRGLFDNIPHDLLLRAVDKHTDNPWVRLYIRRWLTAPMVMEDGRLSERIKGTPQGGVVSPVLANLFLHYTFDRWMCQHFPAIKWCRYADDGLLHCSTEKQARYLLRTLRERFAACGLELHPEKTKIVYCQDHRRQGDHAHTSFDFLGYTFCKRTVKGKAGDLFMGFCPGISKGALKSIIQRIKAWNIGRRTDLSLADIAGFINPYLRGWWNYYGHYYRSLLYRVARYVNQRLVRWATRKFKHLRGRKMKAIAAFNRLTSVRPNLFAHWSLGMSGAFA from the coding sequence ATGTTCAAGGGAGAAGGCACAAGTGGCGACTACCACAAGGCCGAGAGTACCGATGCACGATACTGGGGCGGAGCTGCTCGTAGTAGTGATGAAGCGACTGTAATGGGCGTGGAGCGAAGGGGCAGCGTCAAGCAGCCTGAATGTTGGCCTCAACTGCATCAGCAGGAGGAGGGTCGGTATCAGGCAAAACCATTCGAGATCGACAAGTGGTTATTTGTTGAAGCTTACAATCGGGTCAAAGAGAACGCAGGGGCTGCGGGCATAGACCAGCAATCCCTGGATGATTTTGACCGTGATCGAAAGAACAATCTATATAAACTCTGGAACCGAATGTCATCGGGTAGCTACATACCTCCCCCGGTCCGAGCTGTCTCCATACCGAAGAAATCGGGAGGGACGCGGACTTTAGGCATACCCACAGTGGCTGACCGAATCGCCCAGATGGTCGTCAAGCTCCAGTTCGAACCCTGCGTAGAGTCTCATTTTCTTCCTGATTCTTATGGTTATCGGCCCGGAAAATCGGCTATCGATGCTATCGAAGTCACGCGAGAGCGATGCTGGCGTTATGCATGGGTACTGGAATTTGATATCCGAGGGCTATTCGACAACATCCCGCATGACCTATTGCTGCGTGCAGTCGACAAGCACACCGATAACCCATGGGTACGGCTGTATATTCGTCGATGGTTAACTGCACCGATGGTGATGGAGGATGGGCGTCTGAGTGAGAGGATCAAGGGAACCCCGCAGGGTGGTGTTGTAAGCCCCGTACTGGCAAACCTGTTTCTCCACTATACGTTCGACCGCTGGATGTGCCAGCACTTCCCGGCCATCAAGTGGTGCCGTTATGCTGACGATGGATTGCTGCATTGCAGCACGGAAAAGCAAGCGCGGTATCTGTTACGGACCCTGCGCGAGCGATTTGCCGCATGTGGACTTGAGCTGCATCCAGAGAAAACGAAGATTGTTTATTGTCAGGATCACCGTAGACAGGGGGACCACGCACACACCTCGTTTGACTTTCTGGGATACACCTTCTGCAAAAGAACAGTCAAAGGCAAAGCCGGCGATCTGTTCATGGGCTTCTGCCCAGGTATCAGCAAGGGTGCACTGAAGTCAATCATTCAGAGGATCAAGGCGTGGAACATAGGGCGGCGAACAGATCTGTCATTGGCAGACATCGCCGGCTTTATAAACCCATATCTGAGGGGTTGGTGGAATTACTATGGGCACTATTACCGATCACTTTTGTATCGGGTAGCGCGTTATGTAAATCAACGGCTGGTCAGGTGGGCTACGCGGAAGTTCAAACATCTTCGAGGAAGGAAGATGAAAGCGATTGCAGCATTTAACCGGTTGACCAGTGTGCGCCCGAATCTGTTCGCTCACTGGTCGCTAGGGATGTCGGGTGCGTTTGCTTGA
- a CDS encoding DNA-directed RNA polymerase subunit alpha C-terminal domain-containing protein, which translates to MHRDIKPENIGLVMQGSSLHLILFDFSLSSVGSDNITAGTLAYMDPFIRDPGRRRWDDHAERFSAALTLYEMAAGALPGWASAEGLPPQLEGELDVDRTVFDPSIRDRMVEFFRRALVRDVRQRFASAGDMLREWRNIFHETRTDIQHSTVHPRERTCPVSEAQLDTQIGLLELSPQALDTLSRRNVNTVSELIKLNRSRVRVWTGVGVKTRNELSDIIGQLQTRLLEDQQLRQLDTGDTTIVSVDRLFQQIMPKATKATDPTRLRFLNEYLGRLDEEAPRGVHNVHWPTPAAISGHLGIETLIVRELIDKVVTQWGKIKAITDLREEIVSLLEDNGGVMTAVELADAVLLRRGSVQDSPLRERWSYAGLRAAVETELSKQEPRWLLRRSGSRFLIADNRERRGEELADYANDLGELADECANQYPLLSPVRALEKIRAVPAPESFSL; encoded by the coding sequence GTGCATCGCGATATCAAACCGGAAAACATCGGCCTCGTGATGCAGGGGAGCTCGCTGCATCTCATTCTGTTTGATTTCTCGCTGTCGAGTGTCGGCTCCGATAACATTACAGCCGGAACCCTGGCCTACATGGATCCGTTTATTCGTGATCCGGGTCGCCGGCGCTGGGATGACCATGCGGAACGGTTTTCAGCTGCACTGACACTCTATGAAATGGCAGCTGGTGCGTTGCCTGGTTGGGCCTCGGCTGAAGGTTTGCCACCTCAGCTGGAAGGCGAGCTTGATGTCGATCGCACAGTGTTCGACCCCAGCATCCGTGATCGGATGGTGGAGTTCTTCAGGCGAGCACTGGTGCGCGATGTGCGCCAACGTTTCGCCAGCGCTGGCGATATGTTGCGTGAATGGCGCAACATATTCCACGAAACACGTACTGATATCCAGCATTCGACCGTGCACCCTCGGGAGCGTACCTGCCCAGTTAGCGAGGCGCAGCTGGATACACAGATCGGGCTGCTCGAACTGAGCCCACAAGCACTGGATACACTGAGTCGTCGTAACGTCAACACAGTGTCTGAGCTGATAAAGTTGAACCGCTCAAGAGTTCGGGTCTGGACCGGCGTCGGGGTTAAAACCCGCAATGAGCTTTCCGACATCATCGGGCAGTTGCAGACGCGCCTGCTGGAGGATCAGCAACTGCGGCAGCTGGATACGGGCGATACCACTATTGTCAGTGTCGATAGGCTGTTTCAGCAGATCATGCCGAAAGCCACCAAGGCGACCGATCCAACCCGCCTGCGCTTCCTGAACGAATATCTTGGGCGTCTAGATGAAGAGGCGCCCAGGGGTGTTCACAATGTTCACTGGCCAACGCCTGCGGCCATCAGTGGGCATCTGGGTATTGAAACCCTTATTGTGCGTGAACTGATCGACAAAGTCGTGACGCAGTGGGGCAAAATCAAAGCCATCACCGATCTGCGTGAAGAGATCGTTAGTCTGCTGGAGGACAATGGTGGGGTGATGACCGCCGTCGAGCTGGCCGATGCGGTTCTGCTGCGTCGAGGCTCGGTACAAGACAGCCCGCTACGTGAACGCTGGTCCTATGCTGGGCTCCGTGCTGCTGTCGAAACCGAATTGAGCAAGCAGGAGCCACGCTGGTTGTTACGCCGTTCCGGCAGCCGCTTTCTCATTGCCGATAACCGTGAACGACGGGGGGAGGAACTGGCCGACTATGCCAATGATTTAGGTGAGCTGGCAGACGAATGTGCCAATCAGTATCCACTGCTGTCACCCGTTCGTGCTTTGGAGAAAATTCGCGCTGTGCCTGCCCCGGAGTCATTTTCCCTGTGA